Proteins encoded together in one Streptosporangiales bacterium window:
- a CDS encoding uracil-DNA glycosylase, whose translation MTCGSGGGRTWEGVPVSSRTPVARTPADVERLAAVAGSVAELDATLCSCRACPRLVEWRERVASERRRAYAGETYWGRPVPGLGDPDAPVLVVGLAPAAHGANRTGRMFTGDRSGEWLFRAMHRAGLANQPHGTHAADGLRLLGARIVAPVHCAPPANKPTPEERDTCEPWLVRELELSRPTVRAVIALGSFGWQVTWHALRRAGYPLPAKRAAFAHGVEVEAPERRLLLGSYHPSQQNTFTGRLTEPMFDAVFARAVEHVAATGER comes from the coding sequence ATAACGTGTGGTTCCGGGGGCGGCCGGACGTGGGAAGGTGTGCCGGTGAGTTCGCGCACGCCTGTCGCTCGCACCCCCGCCGACGTCGAACGCCTGGCCGCGGTGGCCGGCAGCGTCGCCGAGCTCGACGCGACGCTGTGCTCGTGCCGGGCCTGCCCGCGACTGGTGGAGTGGCGCGAACGCGTGGCGAGCGAGCGCCGCAGGGCGTACGCCGGCGAGACGTACTGGGGCCGGCCGGTGCCCGGTCTCGGCGATCCGGACGCACCCGTGCTCGTCGTGGGCCTGGCTCCCGCGGCGCACGGCGCGAACCGCACCGGTCGGATGTTCACCGGTGACCGCAGTGGGGAGTGGCTGTTCCGGGCGATGCACCGTGCCGGCCTCGCCAACCAGCCGCACGGCACCCACGCCGCCGACGGCCTCCGCCTGCTCGGCGCGCGCATCGTCGCGCCCGTGCACTGCGCGCCGCCGGCCAACAAGCCGACGCCGGAGGAGCGCGACACGTGCGAGCCGTGGCTCGTCCGCGAGCTCGAGCTGAGCAGGCCCACCGTCCGCGCGGTGATCGCGCTGGGGTCGTTCGGCTGGCAGGTCACGTGGCATGCGCTGCGCCGCGCCGGTTACCCGCTGCCCGCGAAGCGCGCGGCGTTCGCCCACGGCGTCGAGGTCGAGGCGCCGGAACGCCGGCTACTGCTCGGTTCCTACCACCCCAGCCAGCAGAACACGTTCACCGGACGCCTGACCGAGCCGATGTTCGATGCCGTGTTCGCCCGCGCCGTCGAGCACGTCGCGGCGACCGGGGAGCGCTGA
- a CDS encoding DUF4129 domain-containing protein produces MSYRNVSRHARATFAALVVAALVGLVAFAASSGSPVTSSRLPLVQATETAASVAVTSPPDTTPALVGPTLSIVILVVACVAVGAPVVYFLVRFVLLLLGIRRSTDVKGQRWDDEEVRLDGGEVLADPARAERLLQGVDAGLAELGATDPRRAVMECWVRLEHAARDLDVARRPEETASDLAVRVLAAHHVRRDPLDGLLGLYHEARYSPHDITAGEVEAARSALGELRADLLAIRAGART; encoded by the coding sequence GTGTCCTACCGCAACGTCAGCCGGCACGCGCGCGCCACGTTCGCGGCGCTCGTCGTCGCGGCACTGGTCGGTCTCGTGGCGTTCGCCGCGAGCAGCGGATCACCGGTCACCTCGTCGCGGCTGCCGCTCGTGCAGGCGACGGAGACGGCGGCGTCCGTCGCGGTGACGTCACCGCCCGACACGACACCCGCGCTCGTCGGGCCCACGCTGTCGATCGTGATCCTCGTCGTGGCGTGCGTCGCCGTCGGGGCGCCGGTCGTGTACTTCCTGGTGCGGTTCGTCCTGCTGCTGCTCGGCATCCGGCGGAGCACCGACGTCAAGGGCCAGCGGTGGGACGACGAGGAGGTCAGGCTCGACGGCGGCGAGGTGCTCGCGGACCCCGCACGCGCCGAACGCCTGCTCCAGGGCGTCGATGCCGGTCTCGCCGAGCTCGGTGCGACGGACCCGCGGCGCGCGGTCATGGAGTGCTGGGTGCGTCTCGAGCACGCCGCACGCGACCTCGACGTTGCTCGGCGTCCCGAGGAGACCGCGTCGGATCTCGCCGTACGCGTGCTCGCCGCGCACCACGTCCGCCGCGATCCGCTCGACGGTCTGCTCGGGCTGTACCACGAGGCGCGCTACTCGCCGCACGACATCACGGCGGGCGAGGTGGAGGCGGCGCGTTCCGCCCTCGGTGAACTACGCGCCGACCTGCTCGCGATCCGCGCCGGGGCGCGCACATGA